Sequence from the Vanessa tameamea isolate UH-Manoa-2023 chromosome 4, ilVanTame1 primary haplotype, whole genome shotgun sequence genome:
ttcgtcatttaaaacattagaatatgaagtaaaattaacaGAACGAAAATGATCCAATGCTGGACAATGACTTCCTCTTCTCATTAGGAGTCCGATTGGAGATTATCACTATGACTAGTGCGCCACTAGTGTGGTAGTTAACTGTTACGTAATGTATATACATGTCAATGTATACACATTACGTAACAGTTTCTACACATAAcaagcacgaaattaattattataaataaaaattacgcgCGGGAAAACGCGTGCTTCGTCCGGGCTCGAACCCGTGATCTACGGTTAAGATATCATATATCCACTAGGCTATCTCGTCTCTtgctattttaaaactaaactacACAGTACACTAAACTAAAACAGTTTATCTTaaatgatgttatatttttttatattttgcatgaTACATATAATGatccattttataatttcagaaTTTCTCAGGCATGGGTCAAGTGAGCCTCGTGAACGGTCAGCTAGTGAGGACGCCGGTGCTTCCTGCTGGTTTCCTGCAAAATGTCATGCATTTGCCTGCAGGTGAGCTTCAGTAATTTAGCTTACACAAAGTCTTTCTTCCCTCACATAGCTGCTTGGGTTCTAATTTCACAATTCTTCGGGAATGcttaaaatttcatttgtttcGCTTGTCGCTTTATTCACCATTATTAATTTCGTTTCAAGAAAATTTTgactataattatgttaatccaatttttatatattttttgctattatTTTGTAGAgcctttatattgttttaactcttaaaaaaacattaatatagagAGATATACTTACCCTTATATATGACTACTAAGATGAAAAGTAGGGataattgaattgtaaataatagtGCAAAATAACAGCTAACCACATAGTTATAACTGGTAACActgaaaaatcataaaatagttGTAGACTTTATGACACAATCAACTCACAATTTTCGTTATATGTCTTAATTCGACCAACTCATATCCATTAATCATTACATCGTACCATTCCTGTGTCATAGATTAACTTTTCCACTGGCTGATCAAACTATGTGGGCAGCTCGTACTATCACGCACTCGCTTAACGTTCTATCATACTAACTGTTGTCTGTTTTCCGCTCTGCTTACCCGCTAACAGAACAACAGGCCACCGTCACCATCCCCGGTACTAACTTAACAATCCCACTGAGCGCCTTGACCGGCAATCAAATGATCACTATCCCGGGCACGAATATCTCTATCCCGGCGGGCGGGATACAAATCCCGACGAGTCAAGCCATATCGATACCTAGTTCCACGAGCGTCCAATTGCCGGTGGCGAGCGTGGCCAATGTAGCCAACGTCGCCAACGGGGGCGTCGGTATGCCGAATGGGGGGGATTCCAAGAACGGGAATGGGAAGGAGACAAAGTCACCTCCGAGTCCGGCCGGGCAAGGTttgtaaatcaaatatttgGAGAAGAAAACAAAGTCACGTTTCAAAAAGTTTCAAACTTAAAATTACtccatataaaatttagtataatttatccCTCGCTTATTCTGTCTCATAGAAATCCACGCTTGGTGTTTTTGTTTCATTCTATCACCGCTACTCACCCACACTAAATGTCGATTCTCACCTTCACTATAagtcgtatttttattatttacacttctataagaaattatatttaaaataaaatcaaaatatttattcaagtaggcttttgcgaGCCCTTTTGGATGGtcattacacaaaataaaataatctttattaaatcatatagatatagaaacatttttgtagaaaatgaatataaagAAGCTCaatagaaaattacattttatttgtagtttttgtttatttgcgaATATCGATATTCACAAAACGTAGATGACTAGGAGAATATTGAGAGTAAGACGTGTGCGCTGCACGTGTCGCAGGCGGCGGCGTGGCGGTGCGCGGCGGCGGCGTGGGCGGCATGGGCGTGGTGCCCGTGCAGGTGCCCGTGAGCGTGGCCAACGGACACACCGTGTACCACACCGTGCACGTGCCCGTGCACGCGCCGCACCTGCAGATCATCCCGCAGCTGCAGCAGGTGCGCTCCTCCCGCTCGATAACGACGCACTGCCTTGCCCACCCTCGAGGTGAAGCCGGAGGGtgttgttcaattttttttaaaccctcCAGGTTGTTTTTCGGGTGACATACACATTTGATCCTCTTGACACAGTGTAATTTGTAATTGTGTGTGTTTGACTGTCTGCGCAATAGAGCTGCAGTCGATGAGCCCGGTCTAGTGATTCGTCATTAATCACTATCGGGCGTCTATTTACTAGTGGgtctacttaaaataatttataacgataatatataaaaataactagctAAGAAATATCGCTTGTCTATCTATAATTCATCTTACGCTTAGCGATAGTGGGAAACCTGTATCGATGAAATAAGTAGAAAATTGGTGACATATACtagttaataaaatgtttctctttaataaaatgatgtcTTTCCCAGTAGTAGCAGTAAATATACCGTATATTTAAGGCTtgcattatttcatattatgtgATGTATGTCTTCGCAGATGCAAGCGCAGCCGCAAGTCGCGAACGTGCTGACGCCGTCCGGTCAAATACAACAGATACAGATAGCGTCACTTGGAAACGTCCAGGTCAGTCTACTGAAAGTTTACTTCACTACAAAATAAGAATTACTGCCAATATTACTTGATGATTGATGTAAGGGGTGATTATAAATtcgtaataattacaaaaaaaaaagaaatctatgtaaatataacacaattGTCATGTTTAAATGAGACAATTGTATTCAGTTCAAACGTTCAGTTGTGTACATATTCGACTCGAGACTGGGTAGTTGTATGCGGTGGGTAGTGAGTAGTAACGTAGCGGTAACTGTGGCTGGTTTGGCAGCAGGGCGGCGGGGGCCAGGCCGGCGCGGCGCAGGGGCAGCCCACCATCACTCTGCAGGTGAGGAACTAGCTTCATCACATTTGAGGATTTCAAcataatgaaatacatataatgtatcTCATATATTCATTAACTGCATTCACTTCCTAATTAGTAaaatttacgaaataatttattgttgtatttatgtcatatgtatgtatattgaataTTGGTAATGAAATTGTATCATGTTGCtttattacattaacaataTCCTAAACTAACAAACATCACCCATTAACGCTGCTCGGAAGGCGGTACAGAATCAAATACAAGATACAAATAATCAAGTGCAACAGCAGCAGTCCCAGGCTATCATAACCAGCACGCCGTCGGGCCAGCAGGTCACCGTCATACCAACTAGCAATGTGAGGATGGCCAATGTTGTACAGGTATCCCACTCGCGGGACCCTAGACTATTGTAACTAGTGCCAGGTTTCACCAACGTTGTGATACTAAATTGTCTTATTCGATTGATttagtatttgtattaaatatgagGTAATGGCAATAACctgattaaagttttttattgattataataactttGATGCAAATATGTCAGAAACCTTTACGCAACTGACTAAGATTCAAGCAATGCGGACACATTAAATGCAAACAAGAAAAAGTAGTATTATTAAGCCAAGGTTTCGCACGAGCGTGGGGGGGGGGCTTACTTGCGGTCTGCCGGTTATACGTACTCTGTACCTCTGCCGCAGTATATGCAAAATATCGTGATCATTTAAGTAGGTTAAGACGTAAAAGCTTAACAAATAAACCTGCCATTGTCAAGTCTTTTTGTGTGAATGTACATTTTCCATAAAATTTGCATAGAACTCTGCTTTATTATACGCTACAGACAGTTAAtcacaaatccataatgaattcgataaataagtaaagatctcggccaatgatatcgcgttaatAAATTGTCAAAGTTGTGTATTATGCTTTACTCCTCTTCTGGTTACAATAGCCTACAAATTTAGAATAGGTAAATATCatatccatatatattttagagatTCCAGTGATAACATCTTTTGATACACATTTAACTTGAGATGTCTGAACACGTATGTGTAATCAATAATCGAATATTACTTATTCTATCGATCTAGTTAAAACCACACGAGCAATAACTTTTCACTCTAaaagctaatatatttttacattttgataATGCAGTGTGTATTTACAAGAcctaaaatttaacttatatccAATAAAGCTTTCCTTCAAAAAATTGTCTCTTAAAGCCTTAATTCCCCCTCCCCTCGCCGAAGAGGCGGCCACAGTCCGTGTGCTAACGCGTGCGCGTCGTTGTGTCAGATGCCGACGCTGGGCGTGGGCGGGCTGGGCGGCGCCGTGCAGCTCGTGCCGGCCGTGGGGCTGCCGGGAGCAGTGCAGCTCGCGCAGCTGCCGCAGGCGCAGCCCCAGGCGCAGCCGCAGCCCGTCATAGGTGATTGTAAACATgacaatttgataaatatagaaGAGACGTCACATCACTATTACTGGCAAGAAATAAACTCGCTGCAAAACCAGTGTGCaaaatttctgtttttttactACTCAGTGATAatggatatttatatttttattaatttattatatttaatgtatctaTAAATCATTTCAGAAACACCATTTCCAGGCCAGCAGATTCAGCAAGATCCAAACGAGCCTGGGAAGTGGCAAGTGGTAACAGTCAGTTCGGGGAACACCACCACTACTGAATGCGAGGCGAATAAAAACAGGCCCAATAGTCCGAACAGTGGGAAGCGGTTGATGAAGCGAGTCGCGTGCACGTGCCCTAACTGTGATCAAGGAGAAAAGTGAGTTAGATATgagataataaaatgaaaataagagGAAATTAATTGCTTCAGGCACTCGTTCCAAATATCCTAAACTGCAGAAATTatctttaatgtataattttgtagaacatgtatagattttttatagctaACTAGTTTTTACCCGCGGTCGTtctttggggttcaagcttgcttcataccataTCACATCATAAATTCCATCAAATTTGGTGCAATGGTTTAGTAGTGAAAACgtagcagacagacagacagttactttcgcatttataatattagtatagatattaccTATCTGTTATAATTCTAGTTTTGTATCCATCTAGCCATCCATGCTTTTGTTTTACAACCTGCAATATGTTTGCATTGCTGACACTTGGAGATACTATTtagtcattaattaaatataaaatttgtattagcTTATTATATACTGATAatcaatacatatgtatatttaagacAAAGACAGGCATTGTAGtggaataaattttatatcaccTCAAGTGGAGAGAGAGCCTTAGCCAATGGCATATTTACAAACTAGTCACTTAAAGAGTTAAGTATAACATGAATAGAGATTCATGTTATACACTTCGTACATATGGTAGCTTCCACTCAGATTAAACTCTTAATCATGATTAAatgatatttgttaaaatatatttgaatataacgaTTTAAATGTGAGCTTAATGGTCTATTTGTTTGAAGTATATCTTTATTGACACGAATGTGAATTATGTTTCACAGCCGACTGGTGGACCGCAAGAAGCAGCACGTGTGTCACATCCCGGGCTGCAACAAGGTGTACGGCAAGACGTCCCACCTGCGCGCGCATCTGCGCTGGCACTCCGGCGAGCGACCTTTCCTTTGTAACTGGCTCTTCTGTGGAAAGAGGTTTGTGATCAGTATTGGTTTTAGACTTGCAGTCGTGTCCTTATTACACTGAGTAATAGCAATGTTTTTAAAAGCATGATATgaatggtttttaatttaaaggcaggctatattaaaagataatgttattataattaacacaaaaaGCTAGACAACATGAAATTATTACCtctaaattttatgatttaatggtgaattttattttttaacaatttttctaATGGCTGTACTGTGCACTGCTCAATATACAAACAGTTACTAATATATaggtttatgaatatttaattcataaccCTTTGTACTAGTAATTGTTTTCTAAATTACAATAACTATATTGTTTCTATTTAGGACTTCAGACGTAATGTATGGCTTAATCTGTCAGTTGGCCTCTATTttactaacaatattttatttaatgtacataCAGGTTTACGCGATCAGACGAGTTACAACGACATCGACGTACGCATACAGGCGAAAAACGTTTTGAATGTCCCGAGTGCAGCAAACGGTTCATGCGCTCCGACCACCTCGCCAAGCACGTGCGGATACACACCAAGAATAGAATAACTGTAAGTACTTATGTTTTACAATGCATGaccttttatgaaataaaaggtACCTGTGGAGATTACAAATCTCTACCAAAAAGTTAACTGGTGCTCtggtattgtaatatataattactcacTAGCTTTTTCAACAACATACTATAATAATGTAACTAGTAACTCTTTTTAAAgtagtatttttatcatttgatGTTTAATCCTTAATGTATCATATATTTCCCAACCATACGACGGTTGTATTTGGAACTTCTGGCCAAATGTCCGACTACCCATTAAAACCTACCC
This genomic interval carries:
- the LOC113394193 gene encoding transcription factor Sp3-like isoform X4; its protein translation is MGPDQQQQEKDQQQQHFSPQQQQQVQQQQQQQQVQQQQQQVQQQQQQQQQQQQQQQQQQQQQQQQQQQQQQQQQVQQLVQQQVQGDAATLAALQQQYLQQQQPQMRVISTAVVQQLRAQGLSGNELSAAIVNAASTVPNGIQVQQPQVISMQQLQSLLGGGVVSSNDGATYQNAPQQLLQIHPQLLQQQGGGVGGVYGGCVVGGMAPLQAVTVDGQDALFIPAHHAQNFSGMGQVSLVNGQLVRTPVLPAGFLQNVMHLPAEQQATVTIPGTNLTIPLSALTGNQMITIPGTNISIPAGGIQIPTSQAISIPSSTSVQLPVASVANVANVANGGVGMPNGGDSKNGNGKETKSPPSPAGQGGGVAVRGGGVGGMGVVPVQVPVSVANGHTVYHTVHVPVHAPHLQIIPQLQQMQAQPQVANVLTPSGQIQQIQIASLGNVQQGGGGQAGAAQGQPTITLQMPTLGVGGLGGAVQLVPAVGLPGAVQLAQLPQAQPQAQPQPVIETPFPGQQIQQDPNEPGKWQVVTVSSGNTTTTECEANKNRPNSPNSGKRLMKRVACTCPNCDQGENRLVDRKKQHVCHIPGCNKVYGKTSHLRAHLRWHSGERPFLCNWLFCGKRFTRSDELQRHRRTHTGEKRFECPECSKRFMRSDHLAKHVRIHTKNRITEVATSTQSMYSDSGDDSCDEKMMLTIETMHQGGDNEEKLVMIRPGTKIDPDHIDS
- the LOC113394193 gene encoding transcription factor Sp3-like isoform X2, which encodes MSSELSKVQVEYISEDKIIKEGCGTQSPLALLAATCSRVGAATMGPDQQQQEKDQQQQHFSPQQQQQVQQQQQQQQVQQQQQQVQQQQQQQQQQQQQQQQQQQQQQQQQQQQQQQQQVQQLVQQQVQGDAATLAALQQQYLQQQQPQMRVISTAVVQQLRAQGLSGNELSAAIVNAASTVPNGIQVQQPQVISMQQLQSLLGGGVVSSNDGATYQNAPQQLLQIHPQLLQQQGGGVGGVYGGCVVGGMAPLQAVTVDGQDALFIPAHHAQNFSGMGQVSLVNGQLVRTPVLPAGFLQNVMHLPAEQQATVTIPGTNLTIPLSALTGNQMITIPGTNISIPAGGIQIPTSQAISIPSSTSVQLPVASVANVANVANGGVGMPNGGDSKNGNGKETKSPPSPAGQGGGVAVRGGGVGGMGVVPVQVPVSVANGHTVYHTVHVPVHAPHLQIIPQLQQMQAQPQVANVLTPSGQIQQIQIASLGNVQGGGGQAGAAQGQPTITLQMPTLGVGGLGGAVQLVPAVGLPGAVQLAQLPQAQPQAQPQPVIETPFPGQQIQQDPNEPGKWQVVTVSSGNTTTTECEANKNRPNSPNSGKRLMKRVACTCPNCDQGENRLVDRKKQHVCHIPGCNKVYGKTSHLRAHLRWHSGERPFLCNWLFCGKRFTRSDELQRHRRTHTGEKRFECPECSKRFMRSDHLAKHVRIHTKNRITEVATSTQSMYSDSGDDSCDEKMMLTIETMHQGGDNEEKLVMIRPGTKIDPDHIDS
- the LOC113394193 gene encoding transcription factor Sp4-like isoform X1, with the translated sequence MSSELSKVQVEYISEDKIIKEGCGTQSPLALLAATCSRVGAATMGPDQQQQEKDQQQQHFSPQQQQQVQQQQQQQQVQQQQQQVQQQQQQQQQQQQQQQQQQQQQQQQQQQQQQQQQVQQLVQQQVQGDAATLAALQQQYLQQQQPQMRVISTAVVQQLRAQGLSGNELSAAIVNAASTVPNGIQVQQPQVISMQQLQSLLGGGVVSSNDGATYQNAPQQLLQIHPQLLQQQGGGVGGVYGGCVVGGMAPLQAVTVDGQDALFIPAHHAQNFSGMGQVSLVNGQLVRTPVLPAGFLQNVMHLPAEQQATVTIPGTNLTIPLSALTGNQMITIPGTNISIPAGGIQIPTSQAISIPSSTSVQLPVASVANVANVANGGVGMPNGGDSKNGNGKETKSPPSPAGQGGGVAVRGGGVGGMGVVPVQVPVSVANGHTVYHTVHVPVHAPHLQIIPQLQQMQAQPQVANVLTPSGQIQQIQIASLGNVQQGGGGQAGAAQGQPTITLQMPTLGVGGLGGAVQLVPAVGLPGAVQLAQLPQAQPQAQPQPVIETPFPGQQIQQDPNEPGKWQVVTVSSGNTTTTECEANKNRPNSPNSGKRLMKRVACTCPNCDQGENRLVDRKKQHVCHIPGCNKVYGKTSHLRAHLRWHSGERPFLCNWLFCGKRFTRSDELQRHRRTHTGEKRFECPECSKRFMRSDHLAKHVRIHTKNRITEVATSTQSMYSDSGDDSCDEKMMLTIETMHQGGDNEEKLVMIRPGTKIDPDHIDS
- the LOC113394193 gene encoding transcription factor Sp4-like isoform X3, with the translated sequence MSSELSKVQVEYISEDKIIKEGCGTQSPLALLAATCSRVGAATMGPDQQQQEKDQQQQHFSPQQQQQVQQQQQQQQVQQQQQQVQQQQQQQQQQQQQQQQQQQQQQQQQQQQQQQQQVQQLVQQQVQGDAATLAALQQQYLQQQQPQMRVISTAVVQQLRAQGLSGNELSAAIVNAASTVPNGIQVQQPQVISMQQLQSLLGGGVVSSNDGATYQNAPQQLLQIHPQLLQQQGGGVGGVYGGCVVGGMAPLQAVTVDGQDALFIPAHHAQNFSGMGQVSLVNGQLVRTPVLPAGFLQNVMHLPAEQQATVTIPGTNLTIPLSALTGNQMITIPGTNISIPAGGIQIPTSQAISIPSSTSVQLPVASVANVANVANGGVGMPNGGDSKNGNGKETKSPPSPAGQGGGVAVRGGGVGGMGVVPVQVPVSVANGHTVYHTVHVPVHAPHLQIIPQLQQMQAQPQVANVLTPSGQIQQIQIASLGNVQMPTLGVGGLGGAVQLVPAVGLPGAVQLAQLPQAQPQAQPQPVIETPFPGQQIQQDPNEPGKWQVVTVSSGNTTTTECEANKNRPNSPNSGKRLMKRVACTCPNCDQGENRLVDRKKQHVCHIPGCNKVYGKTSHLRAHLRWHSGERPFLCNWLFCGKRFTRSDELQRHRRTHTGEKRFECPECSKRFMRSDHLAKHVRIHTKNRITEVATSTQSMYSDSGDDSCDEKMMLTIETMHQGGDNEEKLVMIRPGTKIDPDHIDS
- the LOC113394193 gene encoding transcription factor Sp3-like isoform X5 codes for the protein MSSELSKVQVEYISEDKIIKEGCGTQSPLALLAATCSRVGAATMGPDQQQQEKDQQQQHFSPQQQQQVQQQQQQQQVQQQQQQVQQQQQQQQQQQQQQQQQQQQQQQQQQQQQQQQQVQQLVQQQVQGDAATLAALQQQYLQQQQPQMRVISTAVVQQLRAQGLSGNELSAAIVNAASTVPNGIQVQQPQVISMQQLQSLLGGGVVSSNDGATYQNAPQQLLQIHPQLLQQQGGGVGGVYGGCVVGGMAPLQAVTVDGQDALFIPAHHAQNFSGMGQVSLVNGQLVRTPVLPAGFLQNVMHLPAGGGVAVRGGGVGGMGVVPVQVPVSVANGHTVYHTVHVPVHAPHLQIIPQLQQMQAQPQVANVLTPSGQIQQIQIASLGNVQQGGGGQAGAAQGQPTITLQMPTLGVGGLGGAVQLVPAVGLPGAVQLAQLPQAQPQAQPQPVIETPFPGQQIQQDPNEPGKWQVVTVSSGNTTTTECEANKNRPNSPNSGKRLMKRVACTCPNCDQGENRLVDRKKQHVCHIPGCNKVYGKTSHLRAHLRWHSGERPFLCNWLFCGKRFTRSDELQRHRRTHTGEKRFECPECSKRFMRSDHLAKHVRIHTKNRITEVATSTQSMYSDSGDDSCDEKMMLTIETMHQGGDNEEKLVMIRPGTKIDPDHIDS